CACTACCTTTAGTTGCTATTTCTTGTGGAGTTGGTTCGGGTTCAACAGCATCTACTTACAAATTAGTTTCATCTCCAGAACAACCTGCAAAAGCAGTTAGTGAAAAAATTTCAGATGGTTCTATTGTAATTACAGTAACAGATCCTGAAAATCAAAGATGAGTAGAGACAAAAAAACAATTAGATGCTTATTCAAAAACAAATGGATTTGAGCACATTTCATCAAATCACGTAAAAGCTCAAGCTGAGCAAAATTCATTTGTTGATGCTGAACTTGCAAAAACAGGAAATAACAAACCAAAAGTTGTTTTAATGGGAGCAGCTGATTCAGGAAATGCTACACAAGCTATTGAATCTACAACTAATGCTCAAGCTCAATTTATTGCTGTAGATAGATTCATTCATAAAATTTCTAATAACTACAATTGATATGTTGCCTTCAACAATTACACAGTTGGACAATTACAAGGATTAGCTTTAATTTCTGGAATTTATGGAAAACAAGGTGAGCCTTTTAAAACTTTAGAAGAAGCTAAAACTTATGTTATGGCTAATAAATTAGCAAGTGAAAAAGGATTTGTAGCTTTAGCTGGAGCTCCTGAAGATAATAACTCTCACTTATTCTTTAAAGGTGCAATGGATGTTATTACTGCAATTATGAAAATAGATTCAAACTTAAAATACTTTGGTGAAGGTGAAGGTGCTGATGTTTTCAATAGACTTTCAGGAGATTCAAAACCAACTGATCAAGAGCTTACAAGTGCTATTACATCACACTTTAGAGTAGTTGCTCAAGCAAACTGAAACTATTCACAAGGAAAACAATTCTTGGATACTTTATTTGCAAAATCAACTTTTGATAGTAGAAAAAATAATTTAGCAGCAGTTCTTGCTCCAAATGACGAAATGGCTCAACAAGCTGCAATTACAAGTATTGAACAAAAAGGTCTTGATCCTAAGAAAATTTATATAACAGGACAAGATTCAAATCAACCTTCATTAAGATCTATTGATAATGAAACAGGTCAAAATATGACTATTTCAAAAGAAGACTGAAAAATAGCAGCTATTTCAACAGCTCTTGCTTATTACATAGTAAAAAATCCAAAACAAAGCAGTGAAACTGATGAGGTTTACAACAAAAAAGTTGAAGCTTATCTAAAAGAACAATATCCAAATATTCCATTCCAAATATCTAGAACAGAGTATGTAGCTAAAGAAAGTGAATCAAATAAAAAAGAAATTAATTCTGTTTTATTAACACCAACTTTAGTAACAAAAGCTAACTTCTCAAAAGTTTTCAAGAAAGAATCATAGAAAAATTAAATAATTTTTAAAAAACCATCAATAATTTTTATTGCCAGAGATGGTTTTTTATTTATGAATTTAAAAAGGAAGAAAAATGAACACTAACGAAGATGTCATTCTTGAGTTAAAAAATGTTACAAAAGTCTATCCTGGTGTAGTTGCTTTAAATAATGTTTCTTTTAAAGTTAAAAGAAAATCCATTTTATCTCTTGTAGGAGAAAATGGAGCTGGTAAATCAACCATTTTAAAGGTTATAAGTGGCGTTATTCCAAATGATAAATTTGATGGAGCAATTTTTTACAACGGTATTCAAACAAACTTTTCTAATTTAAAACAATCTGAAAAAGCTGGAATTGCAATTATTCACCAAGAACTTGCTATCTCACCACATCTTTCACTTTATGAAAATATTTTTTTAGGTAACTATGAAGCAAAACATGGGCTAATTAATCGTAATGAAATGATTAAAAAAGCTAATTATTATCTTCATTTAGTAGGTCTTAAAAAAAATCCAGATACTAAAGCTGGAACACTTTCAATTGCTGATCAACAACTTTTGGAAATAGCAAAAGCATTGGCTAAAAAAGCTAAGTTATTAATTTTAGATGAACCCACTTCTTCATTAAATGACAAAGATAGTTATGCACTTTTAGATATTATGAAAAGACTTCGTGATGAAGAAGGAATAACATGTATTTTTGTTAGTCATAAACTTAAAGAAGTTGCATATGTAGCAGATTACATAACCATCATTAGGGATGGAAAACACATCTCTGACTATAGTAATTCAAAAGAAAAAACCATAAATGAAGCTACTTTAATTAAAGACATTGTTGGAAGGGACTTAGAATCTAAATTTCCTGAAAAACCAGCTGAGCGAAAAATTGGAAAAATTAAACTTGAAGTTGAAAAATTCCAAGTTGAAAATCCAAAAGTTAATGGAAAATTAGATGTCATTAATGCTTCATTTAATGTTAGAGAAGGCGAAATTGTTGGAATAAGTGGACTAGTTGGTTCAGGAAGAAGTGAACTTGCTATGTCAATTTTTGGAAATGCCTATGGTATTAGAAAAAATGGTAATATCAAAATTGATGGCAAGATAGTTAATTTAAAAACTCC
The sequence above is a segment of the Mycoplasmopsis pulmonis genome. Coding sequences within it:
- a CDS encoding substrate-binding domain-containing protein → MKINKKLFVLSLSLATLSLPLVAISCGVGSGSTASTYKLVSSPEQPAKAVSEKISDGSIVITVTDPENQRWVETKKQLDAYSKTNGFEHISSNHVKAQAEQNSFVDAELAKTGNNKPKVVLMGAADSGNATQAIESTTNAQAQFIAVDRFIHKISNNYNWYVAFNNYTVGQLQGLALISGIYGKQGEPFKTLEEAKTYVMANKLASEKGFVALAGAPEDNNSHLFFKGAMDVITAIMKIDSNLKYFGEGEGADVFNRLSGDSKPTDQELTSAITSHFRVVAQANWNYSQGKQFLDTLFAKSTFDSRKNNLAAVLAPNDEMAQQAAITSIEQKGLDPKKIYITGQDSNQPSLRSIDNETGQNMTISKEDWKIAAISTALAYYIVKNPKQSSETDEVYNKKVEAYLKEQYPNIPFQISRTEYVAKESESNKKEINSVLLTPTLVTKANFSKVFKKES
- a CDS encoding sugar ABC transporter ATP-binding protein, giving the protein MNTNEDVILELKNVTKVYPGVVALNNVSFKVKRKSILSLVGENGAGKSTILKVISGVIPNDKFDGAIFYNGIQTNFSNLKQSEKAGIAIIHQELAISPHLSLYENIFLGNYEAKHGLINRNEMIKKANYYLHLVGLKKNPDTKAGTLSIADQQLLEIAKALAKKAKLLILDEPTSSLNDKDSYALLDIMKRLRDEEGITCIFVSHKLKEVAYVADYITIIRDGKHISDYSNSKEKTINEATLIKDIVGRDLESKFPEKPAERKIGKIKLEVEKFQVENPKVNGKLDVINASFNVREGEIVGISGLVGSGRSELAMSIFGNAYGIRKNGNIKIDGKIVNLKTPLQAIKNGLMYASEDRKNVGLIQMFSIHWNISSAASHIFSNKFGILKKEKETQNSSYMRSKVNIKAPSVDYLVETLSGGNQQKVLIAKALTTNFDILIIDEPTKGIDVGSKYEIYKILLDLASEGKAIVVISSELEELLGITDRIFVMSQGIIKGELPSKEATPEKVMQIAIGTKQNERSQANVQ